A stretch of DNA from Candida dubliniensis CD36 chromosome 6, complete sequence:
TACCTTTTTCTTATACTTTTTGGACTCTATTTGGTTTGCCATATCAGCTGATTATTTGCTTAGTAAGTGTAGTCTTCAGGGTTGCAGTTCAGTTTGAGTTATATAAAAGCTtatttgcaaaaaaaaataataataataaatgcataatcaaattcttccGCTCAGAATGTATGTCCAAGAAAACAGAAAACTAAAATTGatacaaaaacaaaaaaaaagacccCGGTACAGGCTTTGATCTGAGAAATGGGTTCAAGattaaaatgaaatgaacTTCCATACCAAAAGTTTTTGCTAGTATTCCGGATAACCAATCAACATCGCCTTAATTAAactattttatttttgctGTCTCTCATTGGCCAAACAGCAATTATGTTTATTAAATTCGGATCTGAAGTTTATAGCCATTGAACTTCAAGGAAGTCGCCTTGGTTTTCATACAAGAAAATACACAAATGCCAACCACAGCCACATACTCCCGAAAGAAGGGTTGAAAAAGTTTAATGGCAAAAAGAAACACAAACTTCCTCgagaaatgaaatgaacGTCATTAGAGGTCATGTATTCTAAAATTGCTACAAGATATAAACTCATACATTTGTCGAATTGTATCAAGTGTTAATCGCTGTTGATTTCCAGAACTGTAACACCAATTTTATGAGATGAGATTGTTAACAATAGGAAAGATATTCTTTCAAATCGAGTTTTGAGGAgactttttcttcttcttttacaGTTGTTCCCTTTTTGTCCCACACCAAACTTGTTTTCTACAATTTCCCGATTATCCGCTTTGTTCCTCACAAAATTAAATCcgaaaaaagaaatttttaattctatTGTTAGTTGCGAAACTTGCACTTATTGGTGTtctatttatatatatctttttGTGATGCTTCttctattttcaataacCGAAgttcaaatattaatttagCCAAAACtcaaattaaatcaattagaTCACCCATAAAATATGACGGAAATGAAACTCCTTCCGGACTAATTGAATGATGCAAATGCTACTGAGACACGAGGAATAAAATTGGAATGGCTATGACTATGGATATGACAGCGGCTATGGCCACAGCAATGATAACGATGATAGTAAAACCAGCAATGAAACTAACAGTAAATGTAAAAGTACCCATAAAAGCAATAGAAACAGCAACAGAAGCTATAACTGTAGTGATGACAATAAACACATCATATATTTCATTAAACATGTCTGAGCTTTACATTTTGGGGGAAGCCTTTAAAATTATCCATCAAAGAAGAACTAGTAAAGGTAAAGAAACGTACCAAGAAAAGCGAAGAGAATATTAACCATGTTTTATCTTCTTGAGTTGTACCTCAATTTTGCAAGAAATCTAGGGGATTTTGGTAGTATACTCTATTGTTTAAAACATTAGCATATGCGTATCTTCCTACACTTATTGTTGGACACCTTGACTACCAAACTCTCATGTGAAAAGATAAAAGAGATGATAAATGGTTAATTATAGGCAAGTTTTTCAAGCATTTTGAAAAGATTAGGCAGGTTTAGGTATCACAATGGATTCATATAGGGACagcgttttttttttttttttcaactgaTCTTGCTCAGTCAATTGTGAGCACTGTTGTTGGAACAATCTTGAGTCGCATCGCGGCAGAATCAAAGTATACAGTTTATCCGAAACCTCGCAAATAGCACACTCATAAAGAAACCATTATAGGTAACATCGGGTTGAATCCAGAACAAAAGCCTAGTTAACGACAACCCTCGTcgataaacaaattaacaaatttagcagaacatttttttctgtAACTTGAATTATTAACAGAAGCTTTTTTAGGAATCAATTCGTTGATCTTGGACATTGCATCAAAGTActtaagaaaaaaaaacaagaagtACAAAGGAAACTGGTGTCAAAGGCATCTCTTTAATGAATCATACATTTACGGGATAATAAATAGACTTGGCAGGTTACAGTTTTAGTCAATCATTGTAAAATTGCCACCATTGCATTCAACACAGTAAGTCGTGATATCTAATGTTGGTTGTTAGGGTAAACATGATTAAGAGAAATAACATCTACATtctaatattaaaaaaaaaaaaatagcaaTAGTTGAGCTTTTCAAAACTGAGTGATTATGATGTGagaattcattattaagGTTTCTAAACCCGATAAAAGGTTGTTCtgggattttttttcttgttctttaACCATCCAACGGTTGCttttaatttgaaatcataTAGTTTTTGCATCGAGGTATTCGATAAAAACCGTGCCTTGAATTCTATCATGTCGTCATGGTGCAGAACAACAAgatgaaattttcattaacCCTCGTAAGTTGGCATACATCCGTGTAAAGGAAGCAAACCAATGTTTTAAATCATAtagacttttttttttttggaaacatttaaaaaagttaatttattatggaacaagaaaaaaacaaactaaaCAATTGAGAGTTTTATTCGTTGTCAATTGCGTGAGTGAAACAAGAGTTAAACACACAAACTGGAAATAGTACAAGACGCAAAATCAAAGCAGAATGAGGTAATTTGGGAActtttgtgtttttttAGTTGAGTTTAGTCCTTGTATGACTGTTCTAGAAGACTTGATTGAACAATGGAATGGTCCCGCCTTTGATTTATGTAAGTTCCTGAAATTGGTCTAAAAAAGAGGGTTACGCACGATGGGTATAGGAATAAGGTTTGAATCAATGAGGTAATTAAAACTAGCCCTTTATTGAAAAGTAATGTATTACAAAAAAGTCTTACATCTACAGCCAACCAATAGTTTGAAGTAATCCCATTCAAACCAACATAGACATCGAAGTATAGGAAAGGATAGAGTGATCCTAggagatttttttttttttttttcaaaaaaatccaatatgaagagaaaaaaaaaactgtaGACGCTACCAAACTAAATTTCAGCATAGATCCGCCTTGACTCTGATTTGTCTGCATTTTTCCCGCCTTAAGAATAGTCTATGCATAAAtgcaaaatcaattgataagaAAGAGTAGCATTGGTACcactgttgttgtttcttttccaaCAATATAAGGGAAGTCTAGATCTGCAAGACCTATCTTTTCCTGTTTAGTTATTGGTTTCGTtggataatgatgataacgagaaaaataaaagtgatcacaaatattaattggTCACTGATCGGAAAATTCTAATTATGACATcatgatgataaattgcGGAAAGCGTGAAGGGGATAACAGCAACAACCAGTCGATGGAAACTGtgtgtttcttttttgttcacCAGTGTAgaatgaaataaattttaaaCATGTCAAAGCAGGAGGGCTTCGAGATTCTAATGGAGGAACTCTCTATGGTTGCGAAAATATATATCATCACTAGTAATGACAGTACGtctaacaaaaaaaacaagaacaacgtatatttttatacgaaaagaaaaatcaattaaaattatatattattaggtacaatttttaattaaaagaattgaattaaagtaataattgtttatgGAACAGTCACAGACCACCTATTTCACCAcactttttcttcatcctTTTTAACGGCTGTTCTGGCcatataaattaaaaatacaaataaaataaaaaaaaaaaagtcgaGGTATAACAtgcccccccccccttaTTTACTGAAGTGTTTCTTGATTCACTCAATTAAGGGGCATTTCTTTGTAGGATCATCGGTCAAAATATGTTCATCCAACCAATCTTTACCACTAAATCTTAAACCACATGGACATGTCCCccaatgatttaatttatcactCAAGTTATGTAATCGTTTGATTGAAGAGTCATCAAATGTGAAATGTCGATTTAATAAATGCTTTTTATAATCGTATGGTCGATTGAATTTCCCCAGTTTATGTCGACATTGGCGTTTGGGGAAAACACAATGGAAACGGGCATCTACTTGATGAGTCCTCAAGTGTCGTGTCATATCTCTAGTGATTCTTTTCCCACAAATAGTACATATCTTATGATCAACAAATCTACTCTCAACTAATGGAACAACAATGTTGGCATTGGAGTTGACCAATGACGTCACGTCAGGGTATCGGTTGACATCGATGTTGGTGGTTACATGAAACGGCATTGTATTACGAGTAGCtgtagtagtggtagtactagtagaagaagacgaCGTATTACGAGTGGTAATTTCTGATGGTGGTATTGGATGGGAAGGAGGTTGATTGTCATGGCTAGACCAAACATAATGTTGTTGGGACTCTGTCTCGGGAATTGAATACGTAGGTGGTGGGGGAGGCGGTGGTTGTAAAATTGACGAATAGTAGGCTCTTGAGGAATGTAATGATACAGGAGGATTTTTTGGTTCATGAACGTAGGAATGTGAGTGTAGCAGGTCGTCGGGTATAGTCTGACCAAAATAATGTTGATACAGAGGTACTGAATGTGTTTGTCGTGGGAGTGGCGCCAGTGCATGTGCTTGTGTTACAGTTGGACCTGGCTGGGCGTACAGCTGTTGTCCCGATGGTATCCCAGAATCGGTGGAGACaggttgttgatattgagaACTACCTGGTAAACTGCTCAGAGGCATCACATACGAACTAGGCAATGTCTCggtagtggtggtgtaCTCATAGGTTGACGGGACTTGAGAAGGAACTGGGATATTGTCTGatttctgttgttgttgcagcTGCACTGACTGCAACGGCTGctctttttggttttgtttctGTTGTATTGTGTTTGATGATGCGTTAATAGATTGTTGTGGGCTCTCTTTTGTTTCCATTTCGTGATATCAAAATCCAAGCTTGTATGATTATTGGCGTAAACTTGAAATTCCATTTACTTATTGTAACTTGATATgcaataaaagaaaaacaaaaaaaagaattataaaaaaatttaaaggtgttctttattttcaaataatcaatagaATTGAATCTTTTGCGGTATAATGAAACTggagaattaaaaaaaaaaaaaaaaaaaaaaatttggtgATCTGGAAGGGAAATGATTGACAAGAAATgaagttgaaattgaaattagtTTAAACGAATGACTTTCTTTCTCT
This window harbors:
- a CDS encoding uncharacterized protein (conserved hypothetical protein;~possibly fungus-conserved;~in CGD, orf19.3643 is described as being orthologous to S. cerevisiae STP2, but this is not suported by Fasta/BlastP alignments), with protein sequence METKESPQQSINASSNTIQQKQNQKEQPLQSVQSQQQQKSDNIPVPSQVPSTYEYTTTTETLPSSYVMPSSSLPGSSQYQQPVSTDSGIPSGQQSYAQPGPTVTQAHASAPLPRQTHSVPSYQHYFGQTIPDDSLHSHSYVHEPKNPPVSLHSSRAYYSSILQPPPPPPPTYSIPETESQQHYVWSSHDNQPPSHPIPPSEITTRNTSSSSTSTTTTTATRNTMPFHVTTNIDVNRYPDVTSLVNSNANIVVPLVESRFVDHKICTICGKRITRDMTRHLRTHQVDARFHCVFPKRQCRHKSGKFNRPYDYKKHLLNRHFTFDDSSIKRLHNLSDKLNHWGTCPCGLRFSGKDWLDEHILTDDPTKKCPLIE